The following are encoded in a window of uncultured Methanobrevibacter sp. genomic DNA:
- a CDS encoding DUF2104 domain-containing protein gives MEELYIMIYILVFIIGSIVGLLLSYKKHMEPYIISEIDVLTLVLSIIGWFLLFNHGLNPHISSEILLTIAFFFIGLALGRRPGYGRKETAIGILIAAVVWISTSGVLF, from the coding sequence ATGGAAGAATTATATATTATGATTTATATTTTGGTTTTCATTATAGGATCCATAGTTGGTCTTTTATTAAGCTATAAAAAGCATATGGAACCTTATATAATATCTGAAATAGATGTATTGACCTTGGTTTTATCTATTATTGGATGGTTTTTATTATTTAACCATGGATTAAATCCACATATTAGCTCTGAAATATTGCTTACTATTGCATTCTTCTTTATAGGGCTTGCATTAGGAAGAAGGCCAGGTTATGGTCGTAAGGAAACTGCAATAGGCATTCTTATTGCAGCAGTAGTCTGGATTTCAACATCTGGAGTATTATTTTAA
- a CDS encoding DUF1959 domain-containing protein, with the protein MNSEEKYEMMKLRVLHSFKWEKDITIPLSEEFGISKDEFEDILMNRFDMSDLENMHATFEIANREKIKRQMHLDLRLYWLSDVAKLISEEDADRICHQLTKDVVKHGKKYEDAIEEGRAQIVELLRE; encoded by the coding sequence ATGAATAGTGAAGAAAAATATGAAATGATGAAATTAAGAGTTCTTCATAGCTTTAAATGGGAAAAAGACATTACTATTCCATTATCTGAAGAATTTGGAATTTCTAAAGATGAATTTGAAGATATTCTTATGAATCGCTTTGATATGAGTGATTTGGAAAATATGCATGCTACCTTTGAAATAGCAAATAGAGAAAAGATAAAAAGGCAAATGCATCTTGATTTAAGACTTTATTGGTTAAGTGATGTTGCTAAACTAATATCTGAGGAAGATGCAGATAGAATCTGCCATCAATTAACCAAGGATGTTGTAAAGCATGGCAAGAAGTATGAAGATGCCATAGAAGAAGGTAGGGCTCAAATAGTTGAATTATTGCGAGAATAA
- a CDS encoding NADH-quinone oxidoreductase subunit B family protein — protein sequence MLKKLKDIVRKSSIHVCIVNCGGCNGCDVELVALLSPRYDLEQYGIYVHNNPREADVLLVTGAVTEQWRDNLRRIYAKTPEPKIVVAVGNCPQSGDVFAQEGGRVLAPVSDFIPVDAAIPGCPPRPSEILEAVLTVAPGALAAKGRAQDARKD from the coding sequence ATGCTTAAAAAACTTAAAGATATTGTGAGAAAAAGTTCAATTCACGTTTGTATTGTAAACTGTGGAGGATGTAATGGCTGTGATGTAGAGCTAGTTGCACTTCTTTCCCCAAGATACGATCTTGAACAGTATGGAATTTATGTTCACAATAATCCTCGTGAAGCTGATGTTCTTTTAGTGACTGGTGCAGTTACAGAACAATGGAGAGACAATTTAAGAAGGATTTATGCAAAAACTCCTGAACCTAAGATTGTAGTTGCTGTTGGAAACTGTCCGCAGTCTGGAGATGTCTTTGCACAAGAGGGAGGAAGGGTTCTTGCTCCTGTTTCAGACTTCATCCCAGTGGATGCAGCTATTCCAGGTTGTCCTCCAAGGCCAAGTGAAATCTTAGAGGCAGTTTTAACTGTCGCTCCAGGTGCTCTTGCAGCTAAAGGAAGAGCTCAAGACGCTAGGAAAGATTAA